GAAGAGCTCTGAAGAACTCATCGACATCAATCTCAAATCCAAGACTCCTCAGATCCTCAATGTAGTATAGGATAGgctctggatcatcagccttagACCAGAGGGGATAATCATTGAGAGggattcttcttcccttgatCTCTTCTGGTGTGATGAAAGAGTCAGCCTCGATCTTCTTTTCTATCAGGCACATCCTCTTCATCGTTGTAGAAGTAAAGGCATCTCCTGTCAGAGTGGAGAGGTCTTTAGTGCATCCTGCAGCAATCAAGTCCTTGACCAGGTTGCTCTCAACAAACAGATCAGATAGCAaccttccaaaaggaatgtacttgatcgtgttcttggtcacaacatcagTTGTTCTTGATCTTCTTATGCagtccttcagataattgaataAGAAGTAAGGAAGACATATCTTCTGCCCAGTCTTGATGAAGTATAGCAtcaccttctgattgaagttgatgtagtcaggagagcTTCCAATGGGTCTGGGATTGAAGCAGTTTAGCataatcttgtgccagatcctcaAATCAGGATGAAGCTCTCTAGTCTTGTAGTCGGACTTTCCAGGTTTCCAATTTTCATACAGCACTGAATTGATCGTGTCTTTAACTGCCCGCAACTTGGAATCATTTGCTTGAAATCTGTAGCCCGTGATAGTGTCTGGACCCAGAAGCAGAGCAATTGatctctcagtgatgatgatcttcttgCCCAGCACATAGGAAACAACTTGAAGATCGTCACACtcagcatgtttccagaattctttCACCAACTTGTCGTAGATGGGTCCAGTAAGCCTGTTGAAATATCCTTCACAACCTTGAAGCTTAACTGCTGGACGAAGATCCAACCCATTTTCTGCGATATTCTTGAAATCGACTCGCAATTCGCAGAGAACCTGAAGATCTTTTGGAGAGAAATTGCAAGTAACTGCACAACCTCTCTGAGCAATCGGAACGACTTTCTCTGACTCTTGATCTCAGCCTGAGTTGATTCATTTGACCGTGATCGAAGAATTGGACCAGATTGACCAGTTGCCAGTCCCACAACCAACTTAGGAAACACTCTGCCATCTGCAGAATCAACTTTCTCGGATCTTTCCATGGCGGATGAGGGATTGGGTAGAAAGAGAGAATGAATagtagagagaagagagagttctTGAAGAAAAACTTAAAGCTTTTGAAATAAGAGAGAGaagtggagaacgtgtgtgtataagTGGGTTTAAAGGTAACCATTGGCGGTTGAAAAACAAAATGTAAAATCAACGGCTAGAAATTAATGATATAAAGTtaaacagtaaatacacatagcACACAGTGGAGAATAAGCAGATCAacatcattacaacagattatcccaagaggcacaaggaacgaggcatcagaaaagactgacacacgtttgctgtcttgtctcagagtaGGTACCAATGGGTACTCAACATCTGCAAAGTTACCTTCtaaactagacatcttctgataaggaagcatcatagtcagaggttctaatccatcttcatactggacacaagtccatattcagatttttcagtataaaattaaatctatcctctgctaagggctttgtaaagatatctgcccattgatggtcagtatcaacaaacttcagaagaagtacgcccttctaaacatagtctctaataaaatggtaccttacctcaatgtgctttgcccttgaatgtaagattggattcttactgagtgagataACAACAGTATTGTCGCAGTAAattggaatattgctctcaaggatttgataatcctctagctgatgtttcatccagagcatctgagtgctgtaaatagctgctgagatatattctgcctctgcaatGGATATTGCAATTgttgactgcctcttgcttgcccataagactaagttacttcccagaaattgacaatttccagaagtactttttctttctgttctatctccagcataatcagcatcacagtaacctgaaagcttatactctgatgttttcttatacatcaagccaaggttagtagtacctttcagatatctgagaattctcttaacagcagttaagtgagtttctctcggatctgattggaatcgagcacataaatgtacactaaagaGAATAtatggcctagatgcagttaagtataggagagagcctatcataccacgatagagcttttgGCATACTTTACCACtgacatcttctttctccagaatgcatgtaggatgcattggagtcttggctatTGTAGATtttgtcatgttgaacttcttcagaagttcctttgtgtacttgctctgatggatatatgttgcttctggttgttgatcaacttgtatttctAGAAAatacttaagttctcccatcatactcatttcaaattcagcctgcattatttcagaaaattccttgcaaagagatggattagcagatccaaatataatatcatcaacataaatttgcacaattaagatatcatctttgtaagttttgcaaaagagagttgtatctattttaccccttacaaactcattttccagaaggaatgagcttaaTCATTCATActatgctctgggagcttgcttcagaccatagagagatttcttcaacttgatgacatggtcagggttcttctcatcttcaaaaccaggaggttggtgcacgtACACTTCTTCATAGATGTATCCATTCAAGaatgcactcttgacatccatttgatgaagaactatgttgtgattcacagagaatgagatcaacagtctgatagcttctaatcttgctactggagcaaactTTTCAGTATAACCTATCCCTtcttgctggctgtagccttgagcaactagccttgctttgtttctgactacttctcctttctcattgagcttgtttctgcagacccatttggttccaataatGTGAGCACCTTTGGGTTTCTAGACAAGATTccagacatcattcttggagaactgagccagaatccagtccttgtcttgaagagtcTCATCAActgactttggttcaattaatgACACCAATCCCTTTAAGCTtagtagagtctcttcagagggtttgAATGTTGATCTAGTTCTGACAGGTTCGTCTTTGTTTCCTAGAATCAGTTCCTTGGGGTGAGAGGCGattattctgctcttcttctgaagctgcagatcagagggaccagcttcctctggagagtctgcctctggctcagcttgctctgaagctttgcctttatcagaaacagttatgctcatatctgcaaacttatcAGCTaactttgac
This is a stretch of genomic DNA from Lotus japonicus ecotype B-129 chromosome 1, LjGifu_v1.2. It encodes these proteins:
- the LOC130740368 gene encoding uncharacterized protein LOC130740368, producing MERSEKVDSADGRVFPKLVVGLATGQSGPILRSRSNESTQAEIKSQRKSFRLLREVLCELRVDFKNIAENGLDLRPAVKLQGCEGYFNRLTGPIYDKLVKEFWKHAECDDLQVVSYVLGKKIIITERSIALLLGPDTITGYRFQANDSKLRAVKDTINSVLYENWKPGKSDYKTRELHPDLRIWHKIMLNCFNPRPIGSSPDYINFNQKVMLYFIKTGQKICLPYFLFNYLKDCIRRSRTTDVVTKNTIKYIPFGRLLSDLFVESNLVKDLIAAGCTKDLSTLTGDAFTSTTMKRMCLIEKKIEADSFITPEEIKGRRIPLNDYPLWSKADDPEPILYYIEDLRSLGFEIDVDEFFRALPEAPDYESPKKKKTKRKKKDTTTVAKDDSKDALPSPPTQQTSVIQPTTTITTTYSPPPKTSLIQPSIEDEPLWQRIQNPQPSEQTSTILLPYPSQASEPQQGSDQQALEKQDSEPQPSDHSEQETPSPTGSIPFVTNTVDSSPSNNSESQRKFFQAVSDRISELPENILSAPSPNRYP